ACGCGTCTCGACACGCCGGGGCGCATCGATCCGATCCCGCATCCGTATGGCGACGATCTGCCGTGCGCCGATGGCAATAAACCGGAAAAACCGGCGGCGAAAGCCGTTACCGTTCAGCCGCCGCGCCCGAAGCCGTGGGAGAAAACCTACGTACTGCTGCCGTCGTATGAAAAAGTGAAGGGCGATAAAGTGCTCTACGCGCACGCCTCGCGCATTCTGCATCATGAAACCAACCCCGGCTGCGCCCGCGCGCTGATGCAAAAGCATGGCGATCGTTATATCTGGATCAACCCGCCTGCGATCCCGCTCTCCACCGAAGAGATGGACAGCGTGTTTGCGCTGCCGTACCAGCGCGTACCGCACCCGGCTTACGGCACAAAACGCATTCCCGCTTATGAGATGATCCGCTTCTCGGTGAACATTATGCGCGGCTGCTTTGGCGGCTGTTCGTTCTGCTCTATTACCGAGCACGAAGGGCGCATTATCCAGAGCCGCTCGGAAGACTCGATCATTAATGAGATAGAGGCGATCCGCGATTCAGTGCCCGGTTTTACCGGGATTATCTCCGATCTCGGCGGGCCGACGGCCAATATGTATATGCTGCGCTGCACGTCGCCGCGCGCCGAGCAGACCTGCCGCCGTCTGTCGTGCGTCTACCCGGCGATCTGCCCGCATATGGATACCGATCATACGCCGACGATCAACCTCTACCGCCGCGCGCGGGATCTCAGGGGCATCAGGAAGATCCTGATCGCCTCCGGGGTGCGCTACGATCTGGCGGTGGAAGATCCGCGTTATATCAAAGAGCTCGCGACGCACCACGTCGGCGGTTATCTGAAGATTGCCCCGGAGCATACCGAAGAGGGACCGCTGTCAAAAATGATGAAGCCGGGCATGGGCAGCTATGACCGCTTTAAAGCACTGTTCGACACCTATTCCAGACAGGCGGGCAAAGAGCAGTATTTGATCCCGTACTTTATCTCCGCGCACCCCGGCACGCGTGACGAAGATATGGTGAACCTGGCGCTGTGGCTGAAAGCGCGCCGTTTCCGGCTCGATCAGGTGCAGAACTTCTATCCGTCGCCGCTCGCCAGTTCCACCACGATGTATTACACCGGCAAAAACCCGCTCGGGAAAATCGGCTACAAAAGTGAAGACGTGGTGGTGCCGAGAGGCGATCGCCAGCGCCGACTGCACAAGGCGCTGCTGCGCTATCACGATCCGGCCAACTGGCCGGTTATTCGCGAGGCGCTGGAGGCAATGGGCAAAAAGCATCTGATAGGTTCGCGCCGCGACTGCTTAGTGCCTGCGCCGACCATCGAAGAGATGCGCGCGGCGAAGCGTCAGTATCGCAACACGCAGCCCGCGCTGACCAAACATACGCCGGTAAACGTTTCGCGCCAGAGCCCACCCAAAGCGAAGAAAACGGCGCGCTGAGCCCATAAAAAAAGCACCGCTCGCGGTGCTTTTTTTACGTCAGACGCGATTAGCGACGTACGGCGATCGCTTCGATTTCGATTTTCACATCTTTCGGCAGACGCGCCACTTCCACGCAGGAGCGCGCCGGGAAGGTGGCGTTATGCTCGGTGAAAAACGCTTCGTAAGTGGCGTTAACGGTCGCGAAGTCGTTCAGATCTTTGACGAATACCGTGGTTTTCACGATATCGCCGACTTTCAGGCCGGCGGCTTCGATAATCGCTTTCACGTTATCCAGCGACTGACGCGCCTGGGCGGCGATATCGTCCGGCACGCTGCCGGATTTCGGGTCGACCGGGATCTGACCGGAGGTGATAACCATGTTGCCCAGATCGACGGCCTGAACGTAAGGACCGATAGCGGCAGGGGCGTTTTCCGTGGCGATAGTGCGGGACATAATTTCTCCTGAAGTTAACAGCGGTAAGGCTCCCGCTCATTATAGGGAGCCGCAAGGCCATTGCCAGCCACAATTAATCCGCCAGCACGACGTGACGGGCGAACTCTTTCTCGCAATATTTGCACTTCAGTTGCACCGCGTCGTCGCGCGTTTTCACGGCAAAGCTGGAGGAGACCGGCTCGGTACGGCTGATGCAGTTGCCGTTCGGGCAGACCAGCACGTTCTCGATACGATCCGGCAGGCTCGGCTTGCTTTTGCCTACCACTTCATAATCGTCGATGCGGTTCACCGTCGCCTGCGGCGCATACAGCGCGAGCTGGTTCACCTGCTCGTCGGTCAGGAAGGTGTTTTCAATCTTGATTAAATCTTTGCGGCCCATTTCGCCGGAGGGCAGGTTAAGGCCGATAGTGATGCGCTGATCGGTTTCGGTAAGCTTAAACAGAGAAAGCAGCTTGAAGCCGACCTGCGCCGGAATATGGTCAATCACCGTGCCGCGGCGAATGGCTTCTACCTGAAGTTTATTGTCATGAGTCATGGGCTTCTCCTTACAGAGCTAAATCGCGATTCAGTACCAGCGCCAGCAACGCCTGACGGGCGAAAATACCGTTGCCCGCCTGCTGGAAATACCAGGCGTGGGGCGTTTTATCCACGTCGGTTGTGATCTCATCGATGCGCGGCAGCGGGTGCAGCACTTTCATATTGTCGCGCGCGCCCTGGAGATCGGCGGCGCGCAGCACAAACTGGGCCTTCACGTTGGCGTATTCCGACGGGTCGAGACGCTCTTTCTGCACGCGGGTCATGTAGAGAATATCCACTTCCTGCACCACATCCTCGATGGCGCTGTGCAGGCTCCACGGGATGCCTTTCTCATCAAGCATATCGAGAATGTATTGCGGCATCGCCAGCGCGTCCGGGGCGATAAAGCAGAAGCGGTTGCCGTTGAACTTCGCCAGCGCCTGCGCCAGCGAATGCACGGTGCGGCCATATTTCAGGTCGCCCACCATCGCGATGGTGAGGTTCTCAAGACGCCCCTGCGTCTCCTGGATGGTAAAGAGATCCAGCAGCGTTTGCGTCGGGTGCTGGTTGGCGCCGTCGCCCGCATTCAGCACCGGCACGCCGCCGGAAAATTCGGTCGCCAGACGCGCCGCGCCCTCCTGCGGGTGGCGCATTACGATGGCGTCCACATAGGTGCTGATGACTGAAATGGTGTCCGCCAGCGTTTCGCCTTTTTTGCCAAGCGAGGTGTTGCTGCTGTCGGAGAAGCCGACCACCGCCGCGCCCAGCCGGTGCATGGAGGTTTCAAACGACAGGCGGGTGCGGGTCGAAGCTTCAAAGAAGCAGCTGGCGATCACTTTGTGCTTCAGCAGCTCCGGCTGCGGGTTCGCTTTCAGCTTCGCCGCCGTCTCCAGCACCAGCTCAAGCTCGGCGCGGCTGAGATCGTTGATGGAAATAATATGTTTTTGATAAAGCGGATTAGCCATTTCTGTCTCCTCTTTAGGCCGGCGGACAAACGCTGGACAAAAAAAAGCCCCTCATTGAGGGGCTTTTAACAGCAATTCAGGAACGGAAAGAGCAACGGCCTGGCCGTCAGCTTTCTGACGACGCGGTAAGACAAATTGTCGAACACACTGGACCATGCTTCCCTCCGGCAAATTGCCCGGCATTATACGCATGTGCGTTTAGCTGACAAGCAGGAAATGCACACTTTGCCATCAGGAATCGATTGCAGTGAATATTAATGCGTTTTAAGTAAATAATTAATGCGTTTGTGCACCAGCGCGGTGCGCTTCACATCGCGTGGCGCTATCCAGACGATACTGCTACCGGCCACCACGCCTAAGATCTCCGGCAGGGCGTGATAATCCAGCACTTTCGCCACCGCCCGGCCATAGCCCGCCACCGTATGGACAAGGATAAATTCGCTGTTATGTTCAACGCTCACCACCATTTCCGAGATAGAGCGCGCCGCGTCCGGCGCGGGTTGCAACAGTGGGTTCAGGGAATAAATTTTTTGGCCTTTGGCGTTGCGGATTTTAATCACGCCGAGCAGTTTCAGCAGGCGTGAAACGGAGGACTGGCTGATATTGTCAAACCCCTGGCGCTGCATATCGCGCCGGATCTCCTCCTGGGAGCAATAGGTTTTATTGCTGATGAGCCGCTGGCACATCGCCATCTGCTCCTGCTCTTTTCCGGAATAATCACCGTAATCCTTCATGGACAGCCACTCCTTACGTTGATGAAAGTTGAAGAAAAACGATATTGTTTTCCCGGCCCGTGTTCAGGGGAACCACAATCACCTGACGATGCACGGGCTTTTTCAGAAGTGGGAGGCGTTTCATGCGGCGCGACGCCCCTGGTTGACAGCGCCGCAACGCCATGTATGGCTAAAACAGCGCGCCGAGGCTGAGCGCGGCCATGTTCAGCACCGTCAGAATCAATATGAGCGGCGCGACCCATTTCAGATAACGCACATAAGGCACGCGGGCGATAGCGAGACCGCCCATCACCACCGCCGAAGTGGGCGTAATCAGATTCACGATGCCGGAGGCGGACTGATAGGCGGTGACCACCAGGTCGCGGCCTACGTGGGCGAAATCAGCGAGCGGCGCCATAATCGGCATGGTCAGTACCGCAAGGCCGGAGGAGGACGGCACCAGAAACGAGAGCACCACTTCAATCCAGTACGTCACGTTAATAAATACCGTGGTGGAGAGCCCGGAAACCAGGTTTTCCGCGCTGTGCAAAATGGTGTGGGTGATCATGCCGTTATCCATCACCACCACAATGCCGCGCGCGATGCCGATGATCAGCGCCACGCCGAGCAGATCCCGCGCGCCGTCGATAAAGGTGCTGGTGAAGGCTTCTTCGCTCATGCGCGCCACCACCCCGGTGATAATGGCCGCGGCGAGAAACACGCCGGAAATCTCGCCCATCCACCAGCCGCGCACCGCCACGCCGTAAATCATCACCGCAAACGAGGCGGCGAAAATCACCAGAATGATTTTGCGCGTGGCGGTGAAGGGGAGCATCTCGCCGGAGCGGCTGCCGAGAAAGTGCGCGCGGTTAGCTTCCCACTGATCCGCCACCACAGAACGCGACGGATCCTGACGCACGCGGCGGGCGTAACGCATCACCCACAACACGCAGATAATCCAGCCAATCACCAGCAGCGCCACGCGCAGCCAGATGCCGCTGGTGAACGGAATACCGGCGGCGTTGGCGGCAATCACCGTCGCGAAGGGGTTAATGGTGGAGCCGAGCGTGCCGATGCCCGCGCCGAGCAGCACCGTGGCGGCGGCGACCAGCGGGTCGAAGCGCGCGGCCATCATCACCGGCACCAGCAGCGTATAAAACGGCAGCGACTCTTCCGCCATGCCGTAGATGGTGCCGCCTGCGGCGAACAGCGCCATCAGTATCGGGATCATCCACTCTTCTTTGCCGTGCAGCCGCTCGGTGACGCGCTCGATACCGGCGTCAATGGCGCCGGTTTTATTCACCACGCCCAGAAAGCCGCCGATGATCAGCACAAACAGCGCCACGTCGATGGCGCCAGCGGTGTAGGTCACATGGTTATAAAGGCCATCCACCGGGGCCAGCAGAATGGCGGTGATGCCCTGCGGATGGGCCTCGACGGGCGCGTACGTACCGGCGACCGGCACCTCTTTGCCGAGCGTGTCGTTCATCGCCATCTGGTATTTCCCGGCAGGCACGACCCAGGTGAGCGCCGCGACCAGCGCGATAAGCACAAACAAAATGGTGTAAGCGGAAGGAAATTTGAACCTGTGCATGAGGGTATCTCCGAAGCGGCGGGCGCACCGGCGGCGCGCCCGCAAAGGTTATTCGCCGAGCGTCGCCACCATCACGGCTTTGATGGTGTGCATACGGTTCTCCGCCTCATCAAACACAATGGAGCAGGGGGATTCGAACACGTCATCCGTCACTTCCAGCCCCTTCAGGCCGTAAGCGGCTTCGATGTCGCGCCCGACGGTGGTGTGCTCGTTATGAAACGCGGGCAGGCAGTGCATGAATTTGACGTTCGGATTGCCGGTCGCTTTCACCACCGCCTGGTTGACCTGATAGGGTTTCATCAGCGCGACGCGCTCGGCCCAGGCCTCTTTCGGCTCGCCCATCGACACCCAGACGTCGGTGTAGAGGAAATCGACGCCGTCCACGCCTTCATCGACATGCTCGGTGAGGATGATGCGCGCGCCGGTTTCCGCGGCGATGGCGCGGCACCGTTCGACTAACACCTCTTCCGGCCAGAAGGCTTTCGGCGCCACCAGGCGGATCTCCATGCCCATTTTTGCCGCACCCACCATCAGCGAATTGCCCATGTTGTTGCGCGCGTCGCCAAGATACGCAAAGCGGATCTGCGGGAGCGTTTTGCCTGGCGAATGCTCCAGCATAGTCATCAGGTCAGCCAGAATTTGCGTCGGGTGAAATTCGTTGGTGAGCCCATTCCACACCGGCACGCCCGCGAATTCGCCCAGCTCCTCGACGATCGCCTGGCCGTAGCCGCGATATTCGATGCCGTCATACATGCGCCCCAGTACGCGGGCGGTATCTTTCATCGACTCCTTATGGCCAATCTGCGAGCCGCTCGGCCCGATATACGTCACCTGCGCGCCCTGATCGAACGCGCCAACTTCAAACGCGCAGCGGGTGCGGGTGGAGGTTTTTTCGAAAATCAGCGCGATGTTTTTACCCACCAGCGTTTTCTTCTCGCGCCCGGCTTTTTTATCGGCCTTCAGCTGCATGGCGAGATCGATGAGGTACTGGATCTCGGCTGGGGTGTAGTCGAGCAGTTTCAGGAAGTTGCGGTTTTTCAGGTTGATAGTCATGGTGAAATCCTTGTTGCGTGAAAGCGGTGAGAAAACTTACTGGCGAATCAGCGTGCCTTTGTCGCCTGCGAGAATGGCGAGACCGTCGCCCAGCGCGCCGATGCCCGCGATGCCGCCGCACTGTTCGACGAAGGCGCAGCACGCGGCCACTTTCGGCCCCATCGAGCCTGCGTCGAAGTGCAGCTCCGCCAGCTGGGAAGGTGTTACCTGCGTGAGCGGACGCTGGGTCGGCTTGCCCCAGTCGGCGTACACCGCGTCGGCGTCGGTTAAAATCAGCAGCGCGTCGGCGTGTAACTGGCGCGCCAGCAGCGCGGCCGAGAGATCTTTATCGATAACCGCCTCGATGCCGTGGTAGCCGTCGGCTTTGTCCACCACCGGCACGCCGCCGCCGCCGTTGCAAATCACCAGGTGGTCGCGCTCGATAAGCGCCTGGATGGCGTCGCTCTCGACAATCCGCTGCGGCCGGGGCGAGGGCACCACGCGGCGGAAGTAAGGCCCGTCGGCTTTCATCGTCCAGCCTTTCTCCGCGGCGAGCTGGTCCGCCTGGGTTTTGTCATACACCGGGCCGATATATTTGGTCGGGTTCTTAAACGCCGGATCGTTGTCATCCACCGCCACCTGCGTCAGCAGCACGCTGACTTCGCGATCCGGCAGCTGATTTTTCAGCGACTGTTGCAGCAGGTAGCCGATCATTCCCTGGCTTTCGGCGCCCAGGATGTCGAGCGGGTAAGGCGTCACGTTCTGGTAAGCGCTGTTTTGCAGCGCCAGCAGCCCGACCTGCGGGCCGTTGCCGTGCACCAGCACCACGCGCCACTGGCGGGTGAGCTGAGCGATGGTGTGGGCCGCCAGTTCGACGTTGTGACGCTGAATGTCGGCCTCCAGCGGTTCGCCGCGTTTCAGCAGCGCGTTGCCGCCAAGCGCCACCACCAGCGTGGGTTTCTTCTCCATGGTGTTCTCCTTAAATGCCGTCGCGTTCCAGCGGGCAGCTCATGCAGCGCGCGCCGCCGCGTCCGCGGCCCAGCTCGTCGCCAGGAATCGGCAGCACGGTGATGCCGGCCTTGTCATATTTTTCGTTGGTCCAGGTGTTGCGCTCATAACCGATCACCACGCCGGGGCGCACGGTCAGCACGTTGTTGGCGTCGTTCCACTGCTCGCGCTCGGCCTCAAAGGCATCGCCGCCGGTGGTGATGAGCCGTATCTGATCGATGCCGAGCGCCTGCTCCAGGGCGTATACCAGCGTTTTCTCTTCGGTACGCGCGATGCCGCCGCGCCCGTCCGGCGTTAAGGTCCAGCACTTCACATCCGGGCGCACCACTTCGGGGTAGACGGAGAAGGTGTCGATATCGATATGCGTCATCACGGTATCGAGGTGCATACAGGAGCGGTGTTTCGGCAATTCCACGGCGATAACGCGCGTCGCCTGCTGGTGTTTAAACAGGGCGCTCGCGAGGAATTCCACCCCCTGCGGCGTGGTGCGCT
This DNA window, taken from Cronobacter universalis NCTC 9529, encodes the following:
- a CDS encoding YgiQ family radical SAM protein; this encodes MSSLSLIQPDRDLFSWPQYWAACFGPAPFLPMSREEMDQLGWDSCDIILVTGDAYVDHPSFGMAICGRMLEAQGFRVGIIAQPDWSSKDDFMRLGKPNLFFGVTAGNMDSMINRYTADRKLRHDDAYTPDNEAGKRPDRATLVYTQRCKEAWRDVPVVLGGIEASLRRTAHYDYWSDTVRRSALVDAKADMLIFGNGERPLVEVAHRLAMGEPITSIRDVRNTAIVVKEALPGWAGVDSTRLDTPGRIDPIPHPYGDDLPCADGNKPEKPAAKAVTVQPPRPKPWEKTYVLLPSYEKVKGDKVLYAHASRILHHETNPGCARALMQKHGDRYIWINPPAIPLSTEEMDSVFALPYQRVPHPAYGTKRIPAYEMIRFSVNIMRGCFGGCSFCSITEHEGRIIQSRSEDSIINEIEAIRDSVPGFTGIISDLGGPTANMYMLRCTSPRAEQTCRRLSCVYPAICPHMDTDHTPTINLYRRARDLRGIRKILIASGVRYDLAVEDPRYIKELATHHVGGYLKIAPEHTEEGPLSKMMKPGMGSYDRFKALFDTYSRQAGKEQYLIPYFISAHPGTRDEDMVNLALWLKARRFRLDQVQNFYPSPLASSTTMYYTGKNPLGKIGYKSEDVVVPRGDRQRRLHKALLRYHDPANWPVIREALEAMGKKHLIGSRRDCLVPAPTIEEMRAAKRQYRNTQPALTKHTPVNVSRQSPPKAKKTAR
- the argF gene encoding ornithine carbamoyltransferase, giving the protein MTINLKNRNFLKLLDYTPAEIQYLIDLAMQLKADKKAGREKKTLVGKNIALIFEKTSTRTRCAFEVGAFDQGAQVTYIGPSGSQIGHKESMKDTARVLGRMYDGIEYRGYGQAIVEELGEFAGVPVWNGLTNEFHPTQILADLMTMLEHSPGKTLPQIRFAYLGDARNNMGNSLMVGAAKMGMEIRLVAPKAFWPEEVLVERCRAIAAETGARIILTEHVDEGVDGVDFLYTDVWVSMGEPKEAWAERVALMKPYQVNQAVVKATGNPNVKFMHCLPAFHNEHTTVGRDIEAAYGLKGLEVTDDVFESPCSIVFDEAENRMHTIKAVMVATLGE
- a CDS encoding arginine repressor, with the protein product MKDYGDYSGKEQEQMAMCQRLISNKTYCSQEEIRRDMQRQGFDNISQSSVSRLLKLLGVIKIRNAKGQKIYSLNPLLQPAPDAARSISEMVVSVEHNSEFILVHTVAGYGRAVAKVLDYHALPEILGVVAGSSIVWIAPRDVKRTALVHKRINYLLKTH
- the ridA gene encoding 2-iminobutanoate/2-iminopropanoate deaminase; the protein is MSRTIATENAPAAIGPYVQAVDLGNMVITSGQIPVDPKSGSVPDDIAAQARQSLDNVKAIIEAAGLKVGDIVKTTVFVKDLNDFATVNATYEAFFTEHNATFPARSCVEVARLPKDVKIEIEAIAVRR
- the pyrB gene encoding aspartate carbamoyltransferase produces the protein MANPLYQKHIISINDLSRAELELVLETAAKLKANPQPELLKHKVIASCFFEASTRTRLSFETSMHRLGAAVVGFSDSSNTSLGKKGETLADTISVISTYVDAIVMRHPQEGAARLATEFSGGVPVLNAGDGANQHPTQTLLDLFTIQETQGRLENLTIAMVGDLKYGRTVHSLAQALAKFNGNRFCFIAPDALAMPQYILDMLDEKGIPWSLHSAIEDVVQEVDILYMTRVQKERLDPSEYANVKAQFVLRAADLQGARDNMKVLHPLPRIDEITTDVDKTPHAWYFQQAGNGIFARQALLALVLNRDLAL
- the arcC gene encoding carbamate kinase — protein: MEKKPTLVVALGGNALLKRGEPLEADIQRHNVELAAHTIAQLTRQWRVVLVHGNGPQVGLLALQNSAYQNVTPYPLDILGAESQGMIGYLLQQSLKNQLPDREVSVLLTQVAVDDNDPAFKNPTKYIGPVYDKTQADQLAAEKGWTMKADGPYFRRVVPSPRPQRIVESDAIQALIERDHLVICNGGGGVPVVDKADGYHGIEAVIDKDLSAALLARQLHADALLILTDADAVYADWGKPTQRPLTQVTPSQLAELHFDAGSMGPKVAACCAFVEQCGGIAGIGALGDGLAILAGDKGTLIRQ
- a CDS encoding YfcC family protein, producing MHRFKFPSAYTILFVLIALVAALTWVVPAGKYQMAMNDTLGKEVPVAGTYAPVEAHPQGITAILLAPVDGLYNHVTYTAGAIDVALFVLIIGGFLGVVNKTGAIDAGIERVTERLHGKEEWMIPILMALFAAGGTIYGMAEESLPFYTLLVPVMMAARFDPLVAAATVLLGAGIGTLGSTINPFATVIAANAAGIPFTSGIWLRVALLVIGWIICVLWVMRYARRVRQDPSRSVVADQWEANRAHFLGSRSGEMLPFTATRKIILVIFAASFAVMIYGVAVRGWWMGEISGVFLAAAIITGVVARMSEEAFTSTFIDGARDLLGVALIIGIARGIVVVMDNGMITHTILHSAENLVSGLSTTVFINVTYWIEVVLSFLVPSSSGLAVLTMPIMAPLADFAHVGRDLVVTAYQSASGIVNLITPTSAVVMGGLAIARVPYVRYLKWVAPLILILTVLNMAALSLGALF
- the pyrI gene encoding aspartate carbamoyltransferase regulatory subunit, whose translation is MTHDNKLQVEAIRRGTVIDHIPAQVGFKLLSLFKLTETDQRITIGLNLPSGEMGRKDLIKIENTFLTDEQVNQLALYAPQATVNRIDDYEVVGKSKPSLPDRIENVLVCPNGNCISRTEPVSSSFAVKTRDDAVQLKCKYCEKEFARHVVLAD